A genomic stretch from Theropithecus gelada isolate Dixy chromosome 2, Tgel_1.0, whole genome shotgun sequence includes:
- the QTRT2 gene encoding queuine tRNA-ribosyltransferase accessory subunit 2 isoform X2, with amino-acid sequence MKLSLTKVVNGCRLGKIKNLGKTRDHTMDIPGCLLYTKTGSAPHLTHHTLRNIHGVPAMAQLTLSSLAEQHEVLTEYKEGVGKFIGMPESLLYCSLHDPVSPCPAGYVTNKSVSVWSVAGRMEMTVSKFMAIQQALQPDWFQCLSDGEVSCKEAASIKRVRKSVDRSLLFLDNCLRLQEESEVLQKSVIIGVIEGGDVMEERLRSARETAKRPVGGFLLDGFQGNPTTLETRLCLLSSVTAELPEDKPRLISGIGRPDEVLKCIERGVDLFESFFPYQVTERGGALTFSFDYQLNTEEILLQQNGTQEEIKCVDQIKKMEITGCNQEITSFEINLKEKMYQEDFNPLVRGCSCYCCKNHTRAYIHHLLVTNELLAGVLLMMHNFEHYFGFFHSIREALKNDKLAQLKELIHRQAS; translated from the exons ATGAAGCTGAGTCTTACCAAGGTAGTTAATGGCTGTCgcctaggaaaaataaaaaacctggGCAAAACAAGGGACCACACCATGGATATTCCAGGCTGCCTTCTGTACACCAAGACTGGCTCCGCCCCACACCTCACCCATCACACGCTGCGTAATATCCACGGGGTTCCCGCCATGGCTCAGCTTACGCTGTCATCCCT AGCAGAACAACATGAAGTCTTGACAGAATATAAAGAAGGAGTTGGAAAGTTTATAG GCATGCCAGAATCACTTTTGTACTGCTCCCTGCACGATCCAGTCAGCCCCTGCCCAGCTGGTTATGTAACAAACAAG TCTGTGTCTGTGTGGAGTGTTGCAGGACGAATGGAAATGACTGTTTCCAAGTTCATGGCAATTCAGCAGGCCCTTCAGCCAGATTGGTTCCAGTGCCTCTCCGATGGAGAAGTGTCTTGTAAGGAAGCAGCCTCCATAAAAAGGGTCAGAAAGTCTGTTGACCGATCACTTCTTTTCTTGGATAACTGTCTGCGGCTGCAGGAAGAGTCAGAG GTTCTTCAGAAGAGTGTGATCATTGGAGTGATTGAAGGTGGAGATGTGATGGAAGAGAGGCTGAGGTCAGCACGAGAGACAGCCAAGCGGCCCGTAGGGGGCTTCCTTCTGGATGGTTTTCAAGGAAATCCAACAACCCTGGAGACTAGACTGTGCTTACTGTCATCAGTCACTGCAGAGCTGCCGGAGGACAAACCAAG GCTCATATCTGGTATTGGTCGGCCAGATGAGGTGCTCAAGTGTATTGAAAGAGGAGTGGACTTATTTGAGAGTTTTTTCCCTTATCAAGTAACAGAGCGGGGAGGTGCCCTGACTTTCAGTTTTGATTACCAGCTGAATACCGAAGAGATAC TATTACAACAAAATGgaacacaagaagaaataaaatgtgtggatcaaataaagaaaatggaaataactggTTGCAACCAAGAAATAACATCATTTGAAATtaatctgaaggaaaaaat GTACCAGGAGGACTTTAACCCGCTGGTGAGAGGATGTTCCTGTTACTGCTGTAAGAATCACACTCGGGCATACATCCACCATCTGCTGGTGACCAACGAGCTGCTGGCCGGAGTCCTGCTTATGATGCACAACTTTGAACACTACTTTGGGTTTTTCCATTCCATCCGGGAGGCACTAAAAAATGACAAACTGGCACAGCTGAAAGAGCTCATCCACAGGCAAGCATCTTGA
- the QTRT2 gene encoding queuine tRNA-ribosyltransferase accessory subunit 2 isoform X1: MLMKFNIHEDLEESLRMKLSLTKVVNGCRLGKIKNLGKTRDHTMDIPGCLLYTKTGSAPHLTHHTLRNIHGVPAMAQLTLSSLAEQHEVLTEYKEGVGKFIGMPESLLYCSLHDPVSPCPAGYVTNKSVSVWSVAGRMEMTVSKFMAIQQALQPDWFQCLSDGEVSCKEAASIKRVRKSVDRSLLFLDNCLRLQEESEVLQKSVIIGVIEGGDVMEERLRSARETAKRPVGGFLLDGFQGNPTTLETRLCLLSSVTAELPEDKPRLISGIGRPDEVLKCIERGVDLFESFFPYQVTERGGALTFSFDYQLNTEEILLQQNGTQEEIKCVDQIKKMEITGCNQEITSFEINLKEKMYQEDFNPLVRGCSCYCCKNHTRAYIHHLLVTNELLAGVLLMMHNFEHYFGFFHSIREALKNDKLAQLKELIHRQAS; this comes from the exons GACCTAGAAGAATCCCTTAGGATGAAGCTGAGTCTTACCAAGGTAGTTAATGGCTGTCgcctaggaaaaataaaaaacctggGCAAAACAAGGGACCACACCATGGATATTCCAGGCTGCCTTCTGTACACCAAGACTGGCTCCGCCCCACACCTCACCCATCACACGCTGCGTAATATCCACGGGGTTCCCGCCATGGCTCAGCTTACGCTGTCATCCCT AGCAGAACAACATGAAGTCTTGACAGAATATAAAGAAGGAGTTGGAAAGTTTATAG GCATGCCAGAATCACTTTTGTACTGCTCCCTGCACGATCCAGTCAGCCCCTGCCCAGCTGGTTATGTAACAAACAAG TCTGTGTCTGTGTGGAGTGTTGCAGGACGAATGGAAATGACTGTTTCCAAGTTCATGGCAATTCAGCAGGCCCTTCAGCCAGATTGGTTCCAGTGCCTCTCCGATGGAGAAGTGTCTTGTAAGGAAGCAGCCTCCATAAAAAGGGTCAGAAAGTCTGTTGACCGATCACTTCTTTTCTTGGATAACTGTCTGCGGCTGCAGGAAGAGTCAGAG GTTCTTCAGAAGAGTGTGATCATTGGAGTGATTGAAGGTGGAGATGTGATGGAAGAGAGGCTGAGGTCAGCACGAGAGACAGCCAAGCGGCCCGTAGGGGGCTTCCTTCTGGATGGTTTTCAAGGAAATCCAACAACCCTGGAGACTAGACTGTGCTTACTGTCATCAGTCACTGCAGAGCTGCCGGAGGACAAACCAAG GCTCATATCTGGTATTGGTCGGCCAGATGAGGTGCTCAAGTGTATTGAAAGAGGAGTGGACTTATTTGAGAGTTTTTTCCCTTATCAAGTAACAGAGCGGGGAGGTGCCCTGACTTTCAGTTTTGATTACCAGCTGAATACCGAAGAGATAC TATTACAACAAAATGgaacacaagaagaaataaaatgtgtggatcaaataaagaaaatggaaataactggTTGCAACCAAGAAATAACATCATTTGAAATtaatctgaaggaaaaaat GTACCAGGAGGACTTTAACCCGCTGGTGAGAGGATGTTCCTGTTACTGCTGTAAGAATCACACTCGGGCATACATCCACCATCTGCTGGTGACCAACGAGCTGCTGGCCGGAGTCCTGCTTATGATGCACAACTTTGAACACTACTTTGGGTTTTTCCATTCCATCCGGGAGGCACTAAAAAATGACAAACTGGCACAGCTGAAAGAGCTCATCCACAGGCAAGCATCTTGA
- the QTRT2 gene encoding queuine tRNA-ribosyltransferase accessory subunit 2 isoform X3 translates to MEMTVSKFMAIQQALQPDWFQCLSDGEVSCKEAASIKRVRKSVDRSLLFLDNCLRLQEESEVLQKSVIIGVIEGGDVMEERLRSARETAKRPVGGFLLDGFQGNPTTLETRLCLLSSVTAELPEDKPRLISGIGRPDEVLKCIERGVDLFESFFPYQVTERGGALTFSFDYQLNTEEILLQQNGTQEEIKCVDQIKKMEITGCNQEITSFEINLKEKMYQEDFNPLVRGCSCYCCKNHTRAYIHHLLVTNELLAGVLLMMHNFEHYFGFFHSIREALKNDKLAQLKELIHRQAS, encoded by the exons ATGGAAATGACTGTTTCCAAGTTCATGGCAATTCAGCAGGCCCTTCAGCCAGATTGGTTCCAGTGCCTCTCCGATGGAGAAGTGTCTTGTAAGGAAGCAGCCTCCATAAAAAGGGTCAGAAAGTCTGTTGACCGATCACTTCTTTTCTTGGATAACTGTCTGCGGCTGCAGGAAGAGTCAGAG GTTCTTCAGAAGAGTGTGATCATTGGAGTGATTGAAGGTGGAGATGTGATGGAAGAGAGGCTGAGGTCAGCACGAGAGACAGCCAAGCGGCCCGTAGGGGGCTTCCTTCTGGATGGTTTTCAAGGAAATCCAACAACCCTGGAGACTAGACTGTGCTTACTGTCATCAGTCACTGCAGAGCTGCCGGAGGACAAACCAAG GCTCATATCTGGTATTGGTCGGCCAGATGAGGTGCTCAAGTGTATTGAAAGAGGAGTGGACTTATTTGAGAGTTTTTTCCCTTATCAAGTAACAGAGCGGGGAGGTGCCCTGACTTTCAGTTTTGATTACCAGCTGAATACCGAAGAGATAC TATTACAACAAAATGgaacacaagaagaaataaaatgtgtggatcaaataaagaaaatggaaataactggTTGCAACCAAGAAATAACATCATTTGAAATtaatctgaaggaaaaaat GTACCAGGAGGACTTTAACCCGCTGGTGAGAGGATGTTCCTGTTACTGCTGTAAGAATCACACTCGGGCATACATCCACCATCTGCTGGTGACCAACGAGCTGCTGGCCGGAGTCCTGCTTATGATGCACAACTTTGAACACTACTTTGGGTTTTTCCATTCCATCCGGGAGGCACTAAAAAATGACAAACTGGCACAGCTGAAAGAGCTCATCCACAGGCAAGCATCTTGA